The following coding sequences lie in one Halorhodospira halophila genomic window:
- a CDS encoding peptidylprolyl isomerase has protein sequence MKIRAFLCAATLLAGLPALAASETLDRIVAVADQEVVLASELEQEIEQIRAQFFQRGQQPPPADQLREQVLERLVMQRLQMGHAQRAGIQVDDATLDAAMQRIAAQNNMTLAQLRDALAQEGMDMAGFREDLREQITVERLQQAVVQQEVEVSPQEIDEAVEAAAARDNMEYRVAHIRIGTPEGASSDDLRAAEERAGEIRARAVDSDSDFATLAETFSDAATAGEGGEIGWRLPGQLPSAFADVVEGMEPGEVSEPVQAADGFHIVKLIDRRSEDAQIVEETRARHILLRPGDGIEVEDVRQRLNSFRERIDEGESLEFLARQYSQEPGAEASGGDIGWTRSGQLVASFQEQLDELEVGEVSEPFRTEYGWHIVRVEDRRERDVTDDRRRERIAQQIHERKSQEALEQWLRELREEAYVDYRLGGS, from the coding sequence ATGAAGATTCGAGCCTTTCTCTGCGCCGCAACCCTGCTCGCCGGGCTGCCGGCCCTGGCCGCCAGTGAGACCCTGGACCGCATCGTGGCCGTCGCCGACCAGGAGGTCGTGCTCGCCTCGGAGCTGGAACAGGAGATCGAGCAGATCCGTGCCCAGTTCTTCCAGCGCGGTCAGCAGCCGCCACCGGCGGACCAGCTGCGCGAGCAGGTTCTCGAGCGCCTGGTGATGCAGCGCTTGCAGATGGGCCATGCGCAGCGCGCCGGCATCCAGGTAGACGACGCCACCCTGGACGCCGCCATGCAGCGCATCGCCGCGCAGAACAACATGACCCTCGCTCAGCTGCGCGACGCCCTCGCCCAGGAGGGGATGGACATGGCCGGTTTCCGTGAGGACCTGCGCGAGCAGATCACCGTCGAGCGACTCCAGCAGGCCGTGGTCCAGCAGGAGGTCGAGGTCTCGCCGCAGGAGATCGACGAGGCCGTCGAGGCGGCGGCGGCTCGGGATAACATGGAGTACCGGGTGGCGCACATCCGCATCGGCACGCCTGAGGGCGCCTCCTCGGATGACCTGCGCGCCGCCGAAGAGCGGGCCGGCGAGATCCGCGCCCGTGCGGTGGACAGCGACAGCGACTTCGCCACCCTGGCCGAGACCTTCTCGGATGCGGCCACCGCCGGCGAAGGCGGCGAGATCGGCTGGCGACTGCCCGGCCAGTTGCCCTCGGCCTTTGCCGACGTCGTCGAAGGCATGGAGCCGGGCGAGGTCAGCGAGCCGGTCCAGGCGGCCGACGGTTTCCATATCGTCAAGCTCATCGACCGGCGCAGTGAAGATGCCCAGATTGTCGAGGAGACCCGCGCCCGCCACATCCTCCTGCGCCCCGGCGACGGCATCGAGGTGGAGGACGTCCGGCAACGGCTGAACAGCTTCCGCGAGCGCATCGACGAGGGCGAGAGCTTGGAGTTCCTCGCCCGGCAGTACTCGCAGGAGCCGGGCGCCGAGGCCAGCGGCGGGGACATCGGCTGGACCCGCAGTGGCCAGCTGGTCGCCTCCTTCCAGGAGCAGCTGGATGAGCTCGAAGTGGGTGAGGTCAGCGAGCCGTTCCGCACCGAATACGGCTGGCACATCGTCCGCGTGGAGGATCGGCGCGAGCGCGACGTCACGGACGATCGCCGCCGCGAGCGCATCGCCCAGCAGATCCACGAGCGCAAGAGCCAGGAGGCCCTGGAGCAGTGGCTGCGGGAGCTGCGCGAGGAGGCCTACGTCGACTACCGCCTGGGGGGGTCGTGA